DNA sequence from the Candidatus Limnocylindrales bacterium genome:
CACGAGCGTGAAGATCAGCGCCACCGGCCAGGACGAAAAGACCCAGATACAGGTGGGCGGCAAAGGCCCGGCGTTCGAGGGACCCGATCTTCCGGTCGAGGGAACCCTGACTGCGCAGTTCATGGCGCAGACGGCGGCTGGAAAGCAGTGTTGGGAGCTCGAGTTTTCCGCGCCGAGCTCGTCGTCCGACAGCGGCTACAGCGCCAAGGCGCCATAGCCGGCCGTGCGGCAGCCGGCCGACTGCTGCTCGGCCGGCTGCGACTCCAAAACCGGCCTTCGGCTCGGCGGGCGCGTGCGGATCCTCTCGCGGCTTGCGCGGGAGGATCCGCACTTCGCCTGAGAGCCGCCTGGAGGCATCCTGCCGCGGCCTGGTTCAGGCCGCGGCACCGAGCTCGCGCTTCAGGATCGACGCCAGACGGCGCAGCGCATCGCTGCAGTCGCCACGAAAGCTCGAACCGTGCATGACCGCCAGCGTCTGCGGCGACAGCGTCGCCAGGCGCTGCATTGCCGCCTCCGTCCGTGGAGTGTACGGCACGTCGTTGGCCAGCGGGCTGGCCTTGCCGCCGACGATCACCGGCTCGACCTGCTCGACGATATCGGCCTGCGTAAGGGCGCCAGGATCGCCGGGCTGGAAGAAAAGGTCCGAGCAGAACAGCGTCGCGGTCGTCTCCTCGAACAGCAGCCCGGCATCCCAGCCGTGCGGCAGGTGCGGCGTCGACAGGAACCGGAAGCGGCGTTTGCCCGTCTCGAAGCTTTCGTCGTCCTGCAGAGTTCGCGGCGGGCGGTCGGCGTAGTCCGTCAGCATCACCATCGCGCCGACGACGTTGCATACGGGCAGGGCATCGGGCGCAACGGCCAGCCACTGGTTGAGCGCGCCGCATTCGTCGGGCTCGAAGTGGCTGTAGGCGATCCATCGAAGCTTCGTCGGATCCATCACCTGCGCCACGGCGGCGCGCGTGACGTCGAAGGAGCGGCGCAGTCCCGTGTGCATGAGCAGCGGCTCGTCGTCGCGGACCAGGAACTGGTTGAACTGGATGCCGTAGTCGGGATGGAACGCGGAGAGCCGAAAGACGTCGGGGGCGATCTCGGTGACGCTCGCTTTCATGTCTGCCTCACATTCCGGTGGTGCCGCGATCCATGCCGCTCGGGAATGCCGCCTCGAACTCGCCTTTGTAGACGTGCGGGCCGGCAGCGGTGAGGCCGCCGTCGACGACGAGCTCGATGCCCGTGACGAAGCGCGCTTCGTCGCTTGCCAGATAGACACAGGCCGCGGCAATGTCGGTGCCGCGGCCGGCGACCTTCATCGGCTGCGCCTGAGCCATCACATCCGTCATCGCTTCCTCGTTTCCGCGGTGCACCAGCGGGGTCAGGATTCCTCCGGGACACACGGTGTTTGCGCGAATGTTCCGCTTGGCCAGCTGCACGGCGGCGGCGCGGGTCAGATTGATGACGGCGGCCTTGCAGGCGGTGTAGGCGATGGGGCCGCATCCTCCACTGAGACCGGCCACCGAGCCGGTGTTGATGATGGAGCCGGCGATGCCGTCGCGCACCATCACGCGTGCGGCGTGCTTCGTGCCGAGGAACACGCCCTTGACCAGCACCGCAAAGGTCTGGTCCCATTTCTCTGCATCGATCTCCCAGATCTTGCCGAGCGCACCGGGAAAGCCTGCGTTGTTGAACACACAGTCCAGGCGGCCGAACTCGGAGACCGCGCGATCGATCATTGCCGCGACCTGATCCTCCTCGGAAACATCGGTGCGCTGGAAGACGATGTTGCCCGCGTGCCCGGCGCTGGCCGCCAGCTCGACCGTCTCGTTGCCGGTGCGCTCGTTGATGTCGCTGGCCACGACGCTGGCGCCTTCGGCCAGGAACCGCAGGACGGTATCGCGTCCGATGCCGCTGCCGCCGCCCGTGATGACCGCAACCTTGCCTTCGAGTCGTCCCGCCATGATCGGCTCCTTTTGCCAGCATTTTCGCAGCCAAGGCCGCTGAGGGAACGCGTTCTACTGCCGGTCCGGTGTGGAGTCCAGACGCTCGTCGCGCCCATCGGACGGACTCCGCTTCACGACCGGTGCGCTCGCTGCTTCGGCTGGATACGGCGTCGGACTCCGCGCCGTCCGCAGGGCCGGTGGCGTGCGTGCACGCAGCATCACCTGTGTTAGAGTCGCGCCGGCTCGCGCGCGCGATGCCAATACACGACGACAGGAGAGAGCGATGGGACGTTTCAGTTCGTGGCTGCGTGAGCGCTTCTCCGCGCGGCCCCTGTGGATGAACGCGCTGATGCTGTTCTGCGCCTATCAGGTCTTCATCTACTCGCCCTTCGATCTGCTGCTCAAGCCCGTCTCGCGAGACGAGGACGTGTGGCTCGGCCTGGTCCTGACGGGTTGGGCCGCCAAGGTCGGCGGTATCGTGCATTGGATCGTCTATGCGCTGGGGCTGTACGGCTTCTGGCGCATGCGGCCGTGGATGTGGCCGTGGGCGTCGGTCTACGTGGGGCAGATGGCGTTTGCGTTCCTGGTCTGGTGCATCGCCTACATCGGCGGTGCGCGCGGCTGGGCCGCCGGCATCCTGACGGGCGGCATCTTCTCGGCGCTGGCATGGGCGCTCTGGAACGCGCGCCCGCTGTTCCGCCCGCGCGCAGCTTCGCTGGTGCGGCGCTACGGCAACTGGGCGGTCATCACCGGCGCCTCTGCCGGCATCGGCCTGGAGTTCGCGCGTGCATTGGCGGCGCGTGGCTTCTCCTGCGTCCTGGTGGCGCGGCGAGAGGACAGCCTGCAGCGTCTGGCCGAAGAGCTGCAGCGCGCGCACGACGTTCAGACGCGAGTGGTCGCCGTGGATCTGTCCGAGCCGGGCGGGCCGGAGAAGCTGGCCGATTCCGTTGCGGACCTGGAAGTGGGGCTGCTCGTCAGCAACGCCGGCGTCGGGTACGCCGGGCGGTTCCTGCTGCAGGACACCGAGCGGCTGCGGCGCATGATCGAGCTCAACTGCACCGGCATCGTCGTGCTGTTGTCGCGGCTGCTGCCCGGCATGGTCCAGCGCCGGCGCGGCGGCGTGATCATCACGGGTTCGGTAGCGGGACGACAGCCGATCCCGTTCCACGCCGTCTATTCGGCGACCAAGGGTTTCGAGCTTCTGCTCGGAGAAGGACTGTGGCTCGAGCTTCGCGAGCAGGGCGTCGACGTGCTGGTGGTGCAGCCCGGGCCGGTCGCAACCGAGTTCGAAGCGGTGGCGGGCGAAGCGCGCGTGGATCGGTCGGCGGAGGAGAGCCCGCGGCACGTCGTCGAAGTGGCTCTGGAATCACTCGGCCAGCAGCCTTCGGTGGTGACGACCTGGTTCAACTGGGTTCGGGCCAACGTCAGCCGCTTCGCACCGCGAACCGCGGTCGCGTTCATCGCGGCCAACATCATGGAGCGTCAGACCGATCCCGAAATGCTGTAGCTCGCATCGGTCCGCGGTGCCGTGGCTCGTTGGGCGGGATCACCGGCGAGAAGGTGCGCGGTTCGAGCGCGGCTCGGCAAGGACACGGCGCGCCGGCCACGCCGCGCCGTCAGCCTTCGGAGCCTGCGAGCTTGCGCAGGTGGGCGCGCCCTCCAAGGGCTGTCATCTGCGACAGGATCCAGCGCTGACGTCGGCGGACGTAGGCCGAGGGCGCATCGGCGCGCAGCACGGCAGGCGAGGGGAGGACGGATGCGAGCAGCGCCGCCTGCTCACGCGACAGCTCGCTGGCGGCCACGCCGAAGAAGCGGCGCGCCGCGGCTTCGGCTCCGTAGGTGAATTCGCCGAACTGCACGATGTTCACGTAGCACTCCAGGATGCGCTCTTTGGACCAGAACATCTCGATGACGACGGTGAAGTAGGCCTCGATCGCCTTGCGCACGTAGCTGCGCCCCGGCCACAGAAACAGGTTCTTCGCCACCTGCTGCGTGATCGTGCTGGCGCCGCGGATCGTCTTGCCGCGCCTGTTGTTGTCGACCGCCTTCTCGATGGCCTGGATGTCGAATCCGCGGTGCTGACTGAAGAGCTGATCCTCGGCCGCGATGACGGCGAGCAGGAGATCGGGGGAGATCCGGTCGCGCGGCATCCATTGGTACTCAATCGGCGCCGCGGTGCCGCGCAGCGCCTCGCCGAGTCGGCTCTGCAGAATGAACGACGTCGTCGGCGGCGGCACGATCCCGAACAGCGCCACCAGCAGCGCGCCGGCGGCGGCGGCCACCAGCACGAGTTGCAGGGCGTGCAGGACGAGACGGTGGATCATTGCCCCGCGCTCGCGCGCGAGCTGGTCAGAGGCAGGTGGCCATGCCGCCGTCCACGGGTATGACGGCTCCGGTCACGTAAGCGCCTGCACGCGAGGCCAGATAGATCGCCACGCCGGCCATGTCCTCGGGCTCGCCGATGCGACCGCGCGGAACCTGGGCGACGATGAGGTCGCCGAAGCGTTCCAGCGTCTCCTTCATCATCTTGCTCTGGAAGGGGCCGGGCGCGACGGCATTGACGGTAATGTTGCTGGAGGCAAGCTGCTTGGCCAGCACGCGCGTCAGGTGATGCACGGCGGCCTTGCTGGTGGAGTACGCGTAGGTCTCCAGCGCAGGAACGTGCAG
Encoded proteins:
- a CDS encoding SDR family NAD(P)-dependent oxidoreductase, with translation MGRFSSWLRERFSARPLWMNALMLFCAYQVFIYSPFDLLLKPVSRDEDVWLGLVLTGWAAKVGGIVHWIVYALGLYGFWRMRPWMWPWASVYVGQMAFAFLVWCIAYIGGARGWAAGILTGGIFSALAWALWNARPLFRPRAASLVRRYGNWAVITGASAGIGLEFARALAARGFSCVLVARREDSLQRLAEELQRAHDVQTRVVAVDLSEPGGPEKLADSVADLEVGLLVSNAGVGYAGRFLLQDTERLRRMIELNCTGIVVLLSRLLPGMVQRRRGGVIITGSVAGRQPIPFHAVYSATKGFELLLGEGLWLELREQGVDVLVVQPGPVATEFEAVAGEARVDRSAEESPRHVVEVALESLGQQPSVVTTWFNWVRANVSRFAPRTAVAFIAANIMERQTDPEML
- a CDS encoding glucose 1-dehydrogenase, whose protein sequence is MAGRLEGKVAVITGGGSGIGRDTVLRFLAEGASVVASDINERTGNETVELAASAGHAGNIVFQRTDVSEEDQVAAMIDRAVSEFGRLDCVFNNAGFPGALGKIWEIDAEKWDQTFAVLVKGVFLGTKHAARVMVRDGIAGSIINTGSVAGLSGGCGPIAYTACKAAVINLTRAAAVQLAKRNIRANTVCPGGILTPLVHRGNEEAMTDVMAQAQPMKVAGRGTDIAAACVYLASDEARFVTGIELVVDGGLTAAGPHVYKGEFEAAFPSGMDRGTTGM
- the mtgA gene encoding monofunctional biosynthetic peptidoglycan transglycosylase, with translation MIHRLVLHALQLVLVAAAAGALLVALFGIVPPPTTSFILQSRLGEALRGTAAPIEYQWMPRDRISPDLLLAVIAAEDQLFSQHRGFDIQAIEKAVDNNRRGKTIRGASTITQQVAKNLFLWPGRSYVRKAIEAYFTVVIEMFWSKERILECYVNIVQFGEFTYGAEAAARRFFGVAASELSREQAALLASVLPSPAVLRADAPSAYVRRRQRWILSQMTALGGRAHLRKLAGSEG